The following is a genomic window from Clostridium sp..
AGATTAAAGCTTTGAATGAGTAATTGTTGTTGAATTTAATAATTTAGAGGTAATAGACTACACCCTGCAGGATGATATGCATCTGTCTTGCAGGGTGTAGTCTGTTACTTCCTAAAATATATAACATTTGTAAAGAGTAAGGAAAGTATTGAATAGCACAGGGAGGCACTACAATATTGACTGAAGTTCCTGAAATGTTTGGTGCAGAGACAATATTTATGAATAGGGCGGAAAATAATGGTGTGTTTGAAAAGACAGTTCACTTGATAAATGATTTTAAAGAGTATTTTATTAGGTACAATCAGCCTATATATGAAAATCCTTCGCCTGGAAATAAGGTAGGTGGTATAACTACGCTTGAGGATAAATCACTTGGATGCACTCAGAAATCAGGGACTGCTACAGTTGTAGATGTGCTGAAATATGGGGAGACACTCAAAATTAGGGGACTGAATCTTTTAAGTGCACCTGGAAATGACCTGGTTGCGGCATCAGCTCTTGCAGCAGCTGGCTGCCAGTTGGTTCTGTTTACTACAGGCAGAGGAACTCCATTTGGAAGTTTTGTACCAACGATGAAGATATCTACAAATTCAGCGCTTTTTAAGAAGAAACCTCACTGGATTGATTTCAATGCAGGGGTTTTGGTTGAAGATTCATCAAGAAAAGATGTTCTTGAAAATTTTATCCAGTATATTATCAAAGTTTCTAGTGGAGAAAAGGTAAATAACGAAAAGAATGATTTCAGGGAAATAGCAATATTTAAAACTGGTGTAACATTGTAATGTGAAAGGACTTGACTTTTCAGTCAAGTCCTTTTTATCTTTCATGCTGACTGCTCATACCCTCATTGACACCTTTTCTCACTGTCACTGCTAGGGCTTCTTTGAACACGAGTTTAGCATGACGGTATATTACAATATAGATGATAAAATTTTAATTCCTTTCTCCATTTCCCCAATTTTAGTATTTCCGTAGCCAAAAATCAGAGAATGGTCATATGGCGTATAAGGTTTCGTGGATAAATAGTGTTTATTAATTGCAGCAATCTGTATTTCTTTGTTTTCAATTTTATGCATAAGGATATTGTTGAAACATGTATCATCAAAAGATGCCACAAAATGCAGACCTGCTTCTGCACCAGAGATTGCCACATGACTATCAAATGTATGGTTAAGGCAGAAAATTAAATGATTTCTTTTTTTTAGATACAATTTTCTCATTTTTCTAATATGATGTTCAAAAAGGCCGGTTTCAATAAACTCTGCCAATGTCAATTGTTCAAGGATCGGAGAGTGCAGGTCTGCTACAAATTTTGCATCTTTCATTTGCTTGCAAAGGCAATTGGGTAAAACCATATATCCTATACGTAACGCTGGCATGAGGGTCTTAGAAAATGTTCCTACGTAGACAACCCGTTCAGGATCCAAATACTGCATCGATTGTATTGGATTACCATCAAAACGGAATTCGCTATCATAATCATCTTCTACAATGTAGGCATTGTGTTTTTGAGCATATCGTATCATTTCAATTCTTCTTCCAACAGGAAGAATGACACCTGTTGGAAATTGATGACTTGGGGTAGTGAAAATAAGTCTGGGGGGATTATCTGGTAATTCGGATGTAACCATACCATGTTCATCAAGTCTTATCGGCTTTATTTGTATATGATTACTTTCCAAAGTATGAAGAATACCATAGCTCAAGGGGTTTTCAACTAAAGCATAGCAATCAGGAGGTACTAGTTGGCACAATAAGCTAAACGATTGAGCAGCACCATTTGTTATTAAAATATTCTCAGGAAATGTGCAGGCACCTCTGGCGCGATTCAAGTAAAGCGAAATTTGTGTCCTTAATTCATAATCACCAAAGGGATTTTGATAATCCATTTGAGATGGTTTTATGTCAAGGGCAATATTATGATACATTTGTGCCCACTTTTTTATTGGAATCTCATCTAAATCTGGAATACCTGTACGAAAAGATATGATGTTGGAGCTTTGGTGCTTTTTATTATTCTTCTCTTTTTGTATATTTCCTATTCCTACTCTTTGAAATTGAATACCGTCAGAAACATATGTGCCAGAACCACTTTTGGAATAAGCATATCCTTCGGATATCAGTTGTTCATAGCTTTCAACCACCATATTTCTTGCTATATTTAGATATTTAGATAATTCCCGTGATGATGGTAGCTTTTCTCCCGGCTGTAATGTACCACAAAGTACAGATTCTTTAATGAAACTATATATCTGCTTTGCAAGAGAATCCTTTGATTCTCTATCAATATTTATGTAAATCATGTATAATCTTCTCTCTAAAGTGGTTCTATAAAAATATCTAAAATGTGGAACTTATCAGAACCAATATTTTATGATAAATTATACTACAGAATGAAACTAAAGTAAAATCAGGAGGACAAAAATGATTGAAATACATCCCAATATGAATAACCAATATCAGAATACATTTTTCGGAATACTTGTTTTGCAAAACTTTTATGGGCAGCCTGGCAGGAAAGATGTTTTTAGCAGATTTACTTATGACGAATTGGAGAGTATTCGAAGTTCCCATTCAAATTATGACAGAAAAGCTTTTTGTAAAACTGATGAAGTAGTAAATCCTTATGTCCGGTATTACAAGAAATTTAAAAAAACATATCATGTGCTGCTCCAGCTCGAATCCATTCTAAATGGTAAAGATTTTCCGGATGCAATCCCACTGGTTCAGGCCCTGTTTATGACAGAGTTGAAAACATCCTTGCTCATTGCAGGTCATGATTTAAAAAAATGTCATCTTCCTCTCACAATACAGATGTCAAAAGGTGGTGAAACCTGTTTGGGTGCAGGAAACCGTGGTATCGTATTAAAACCAAAGGATATTTGCCTTAGAGACCAGAAGAATTATATATTGAGCATTATTTATGGTCAGGATGATACTACACGCATAACAGAAAAAACAACGGATGTACTTTTTTTAATTGATGGGGTTCCCGGGCTGGACAAATGCCATATAGAAAAAGGGCTTGAAACTCTGTTGAGATATGTTCGTGTATTTGCACCTGATACAGTTCCTATAGATATGAGAGTAATAGGTACGTCAGCTATGCAAGGCGGCGAAAATCAATGAATACATATACTTTTTTTATTACGTCATTTATTATTATTTTAATCCCTGGTGCAGGGGTCATATATACAATTTCTGTTGGGATTTCTAAAGGTAAAAAAGCAAGTATGATTGCTGCATTTAGCTGTACAGTAGGAATTGTTCCACACCTGTGTATAAGTATTGCTCTCTCTTCATTACTTGTAAAAATGAGCAGTGAAGCATTTACGATTATGAAATTACTTGGCGCATTATATTTACTGTACCTTGGTGCCGGTATGATGCTTTCCAAGACAAAGCTAAAATTGGAAAATACAAAAATGGAAGATAGGCCTATTTCCATAGTTTATCGCGGAATACTGATAAATCTTTTAAACCCGAAGTTGACATTGTTCTTCTTTTCGTTTTTACCGCAATACGTAAATTCATACGGAATGAATTATGTCATTGAGAGTTTGATATATGGACTTTCTTTTATGATTCTCACACTTATCGTTTTTATTGGTTATGGAATATTGGGTGGAACTGCAAAGAAGTTGATAATCAACTCTCCAAAAAGAATAAATTTGTTACAGAAATTCTTTGGTATTATCTTCGTTATTTTTGCAGTCCAGCTTACATTAAGTCCATTTTAATTTACAAATTAAAATAAGAAGTATGTGCAGTTGATTAGTACAATTTCAAAAAATTATGTCAATCTGGGCCCGAAGCGTCGTACTGCCCTGGTTGTCGTTTGCTGCCGTTTCTATAACAAGGTAAAACCACTAGTTTGGCTAGTGGTTTTTTATTATGGAATTTTACTGGCAGATTTATTGAAAGAAATATATAATATTTGTAAAGAGTAAGGAAAGGAAGGTATACTAATATGGATTATAGCTTATTGATTTCCAAGGCTTTGCAGGGAAGAGAAAATGCCTATGCTCCTTATTCCAACTTCAAGGTTGGAGCGGCTGTACTTACTGAGGATGGAAAAATATATACAGGATGTAATATAGAAAATGCATCCTATGGGGCAACAAATTGTGCAGAGAGAACCGCCATATTTAAAGCAATATCCGATGGATACAGAACCATAGCTGCCATTGCAATAGTGGGTGATGATAATAAGTACATCTATCCATGCGGCATTTGCAGACAGGTAATATCGGAATTCGCTTCAAAAGATACAAAAATAATTCTTGGCAAGAATGAAAATGAGTATATTGTTAAAACATTGGATGAAATTCTACCGGGAGCCTTTACTAAAAATGATCTTTTAAAATAGTTATTGTGAAAGAAGGAGTTATTTATGAAACCATTTGAAAGAATACATATTATAGTCATGGATTCCGTTGGTGTTGGAGAGGCGCCGGATTCACATAAATTCGGTGATTTTGGGGTAAATACGCTAGTGCATACGGCTCAGAGAAAAGATGGTTTGAATATGCCCAATATGGCAGGGCTTGGATTGTCAAATATATGTGAAATAAAGGGTATAGAAAAGGCTCGAAATCCTAAAGCGTACTTTGAAAAGATGCAGGAGGCGTCCTGCAGCAAGGATACTATGACAGGACACTGGGAAATGATGGGCCTGTACGTTGATAAACCTTTTCATGTATTTCCGGATGGGTTTCCTGAGGAATTGATTGAAAAGATACAGAAATTTTCCGGTAGAAAGGTCATAGGAAACAAACCTGCCAGTGGAACTGAAATTATAAAAGAGTTAGGGGAAAGACAGCTTGAAACAGGTGAGCTTATCGTTTATACGTCTGCGGACTCCGTGCTTCAAATTGCCGCACATGAAGAAATCATACCATTAGATGAGTTATACAAGGTTTGTAAATACTGTCGTAGTATTACACTTCATGAACCGTATAAACTTGGGAGAATTATTGCAAGACCGTTCGTAGGAGAAACCTCAG
Proteins encoded in this region:
- a CDS encoding cytidine deaminase; the encoded protein is MDYSLLISKALQGRENAYAPYSNFKVGAAVLTEDGKIYTGCNIENASYGATNCAERTAIFKAISDGYRTIAAIAIVGDDNKYIYPCGICRQVISEFASKDTKIILGKNENEYIVKTLDEILPGAFTKNDLLK
- a CDS encoding phenylalanine--tRNA ligase beta subunit-related protein encodes the protein MIEIHPNMNNQYQNTFFGILVLQNFYGQPGRKDVFSRFTYDELESIRSSHSNYDRKAFCKTDEVVNPYVRYYKKFKKTYHVLLQLESILNGKDFPDAIPLVQALFMTELKTSLLIAGHDLKKCHLPLTIQMSKGGETCLGAGNRGIVLKPKDICLRDQKNYILSIIYGQDDTTRITEKTTDVLFLIDGVPGLDKCHIEKGLETLLRYVRVFAPDTVPIDMRVIGTSAMQGGENQ
- a CDS encoding PLP-dependent aminotransferase family protein — protein: MIYINIDRESKDSLAKQIYSFIKESVLCGTLQPGEKLPSSRELSKYLNIARNMVVESYEQLISEGYAYSKSGSGTYVSDGIQFQRVGIGNIQKEKNNKKHQSSNIISFRTGIPDLDEIPIKKWAQMYHNIALDIKPSQMDYQNPFGDYELRTQISLYLNRARGACTFPENILITNGAAQSFSLLCQLVPPDCYALVENPLSYGILHTLESNHIQIKPIRLDEHGMVTSELPDNPPRLIFTTPSHQFPTGVILPVGRRIEMIRYAQKHNAYIVEDDYDSEFRFDGNPIQSMQYLDPERVVYVGTFSKTLMPALRIGYMVLPNCLCKQMKDAKFVADLHSPILEQLTLAEFIETGLFEHHIRKMRKLYLKKRNHLIFCLNHTFDSHVAISGAEAGLHFVASFDDTCFNNILMHKIENKEIQIAAINKHYLSTKPYTPYDHSLIFGYGNTKIGEMEKGIKILSSIL
- the deoB gene encoding phosphopentomutase; the encoded protein is MKPFERIHIIVMDSVGVGEAPDSHKFGDFGVNTLVHTAQRKDGLNMPNMAGLGLSNICEIKGIEKARNPKAYFEKMQEASCSKDTMTGHWEMMGLYVDKPFHVFPDGFPEELIEKIQKFSGRKVIGNKPASGTEIIKELGERQLETGELIVYTSADSVLQIAAHEEIIPLDELYKVCKYCRSITLHEPYKLGRIIARPFVGETSDTFRRTPNRHDYALRPFGKTVMDYLKENDFDCISIGKIVDIFDGEGITRSIRTKSNMDGMDKLVELMDGEFHGISFTNLVEFDSAYGHRRDPIGYGDALEAFDGRLAEVLKKARKDDLIMITADHGNDPTYRGTDHTREFVPLLVYSRRFKVGKDLGIRRTFSDIGATIADNFSVKMPEYGKSFLKQLL
- a CDS encoding LysE family translocator, which translates into the protein MNTYTFFITSFIIILIPGAGVIYTISVGISKGKKASMIAAFSCTVGIVPHLCISIALSSLLVKMSSEAFTIMKLLGALYLLYLGAGMMLSKTKLKLENTKMEDRPISIVYRGILINLLNPKLTLFFFSFLPQYVNSYGMNYVIESLIYGLSFMILTLIVFIGYGILGGTAKKLIINSPKRINLLQKFFGIIFVIFAVQLTLSPF